CGCGCAATATCTGGCAGGTTGACCGTCTGCACTAGTTGCTCGTCTAAATATCTGCCGGGTTGGCCATGCCTCCGACGTGACCGCGTAGAGGAGTGGGGTGCAGGTGGCCACCCTGGCGGATAATCCGGGGTTCCCGGCGGTTTGGAAGCGCCTCAGAGGGCTAGCTGTCCGGGGCGTATTCCAGGATGTCTCCCGGCTGGCACTCTAGGACCTTGCAGATTGCGTCTAACGTCGAGAAGTGGATCGGCGTGGCACGACCGCTCTTCAACACTGAAACATTAACCGGGGGGAGGGGGACGCCGATTCCAGGCGCTCTGGTTTGCCAATCAGATAGGGAACCTTTTGGCCTAAATTTGCCGCGTGTCGTGTCCTGATCTGATTGGCAAACCAGATGCGGGTTATCCGAGGGTTGCTTCCACCTTCACTGTCGTTCCCGAAGGAGCAATTGGGACGGGGGACGAGGGATCCATCTCCTTGCCGTCGACCACCAGTTTCGCGACGCCCTTTGAGATTCCAGCCGGATTTGTCACCTCGATGTCGTAGGTGGCCCCGCGCCACTTTCGTGAAACTTTGAAACCGTCCCAGTCGTCAGGGATCGAGGGATCAACAATCAGGCCCTCCATCGTGGGTCGCACGCCCAGGATGTACTTGGTGACAGCCGTGTACATCCAGCCCGCCGTGCCAGTGAGCCATGGGTTCTGCGCCTTGCCGAAATCCTCGTGATCACGCCCGTAAATGAACTGGACGTAGGCGTAAGGCTCGGCCCCTCGTACCTCGATGTTGTCGTTCTGTTTGAACGGAGAGATGGAGTCGTAGAACTCAACCGCCCGGTCTCCTCGCCCCAGCTTTGCCTCGGCAATGATCGGCCAAGCGTTCGGGTGACTGAAAATCGCCCCGTTCTCTTTGATGCCGGGATACACGCGCGTCACGAATCCAACCGTGTCGTCAACTGTTCGGAATGCGGGCCAGTTCAAGTGGTTGCCGTACTGAGAGCCGAGCAATTCTCGGACCGAGTCCATCGATTTTTCCCCGCGCTCCTGCGATGCGATCCCCGCAATCACCGGCCAAGCCTGATGTTCGAGGAATATCTTGCCTTCAGCATTCGCATTCGACCCGATCTTCACGCCATCACGGGTATAGCCGCGAATCCACCATTCGCCGTCCCACAGTTGCTCGTTGCTGACCCTCTCGATCCGCTCCAGTTCCTTCCGGTACTTCTCCACATCGTCGATCCGGCCCAAAGACGAGGCCATCGGCAAGAACTCGCTTATCGCCCAGGCATGCAGGAAGGTAACTAGTGATGTCTCTCCTCCGCCCAGATTTAGACAGTCATTCCAATCGGCACGCAGCCCCAGCGCTACGCCGTTCTGTCCGACCTGCTCAGCAGAGAAGTCCAAGGCCGCCAACAAATGCTCATACACCGCCCCGGGGTTCCCGTCCGCGAACGGAATCACCTCATCCAAGAAATCGACATCGCCCGTTTCCTTCACATACTCGAGCACCGATGGCACCAACCAAAGGTGATCGTCTGAGCAAGTGTCTTCGAGGCCATGAATCAGGTCATCAGTCGAGGGCGTCGGCACAATGGTGGGCGAGGGGATATCCGGTAGTTTCTCCGCATCGGGATCAAATGCCTTCGGGTCGAATAGGTGCAACCCGTAGCCCTGCGACACCTGGGCCCGGAGCAGTTCGATTATGCGCTGCTTCGTCTTGGTTGGATTCGTGTGAATCACACTCATTACGTCCTGCGCGGTGTCCCGGTATCCCAGTCCGTTTCGCCCACCGACCTCGACGAACGAAGCAAACCTGGACCACACCACGCATGTCTCCGCCTGGAGTAGCGTCCAAGCGTTGATAAGGGTATTCATTCCCTCATTTGGCGTCTCGATATGAAGTTGCGACTGCTTGTTCTTCCAATAGTCCTGAAGCCGAGCAAACTCTGCGTCGACGTTCGCCATGTCCGAGTATTTCGCCTGCATCTTTCGGCCGACCAGCTCCCGTGAGCCGTGGCCGAGAACGTATACCAGCCGCTTCGTTTCGCCCGGCTCGAGAGTGATCTTGTGAAGTAGGGCTGCACAGTGATTCTGTGTCGTGCCCTGGGAGTTGCTTCCCTCACCACGAGCGACCCCCAACGGATCCGACTCTGTGCGGTACGGCCCGATGAACCTGTCACGCAGGGTGTCGTACGAGGAGGGTTCCTCCGAGGAGGTGAAATAGTGGAACGTCCACGGTTCATAGTAGAAGTCGTATTCGATAATCCCGTCCTCGTACGTCGAACCGGACGCGTAGAGGGACATCTGCAGATTCTGATTGTCGATGGTGATTGTGTGGAAGGAGAATTCTGTGTACGAGGAAGTGGTCAGTTCCCGCCGCTGATCCGTTGTGTTCGTCAGGGTAACGTCCCAGATTTCCAGATCGTCGTCAAGGGGGATAAACACCGTCTGCGAGGCGTCGATGCCCCGGTATGAGACCTCGTACCGTGTATATCCGAGGCCGTGGGCGGAGGTGTAAAGCGCAGAATCTTCGGCGGTTCTCGCCTTACCGTCCAGGTCGTCCTCTTCCGCCCTAAATGGGAGTCCGACGGGTTGCCAGGAGATTGACCAGAATGCCCCGTTGGCATCGTCGCGAACATAGACGTACTTGCCGGGCCGGTCTAGCGGGACCCCGTTCTGGCGGAAGCGGGTGATACGTCCGTATTCGGGCGACTTGTAGTAGCTGTATCCACCGCCGTTGTGAGAAACGACTGCGCCGTAGTCCTTGGTCCCCAGGTAGTTGGTCCATGAGACGGGAACATCGGGTCGGTCGATGACGTACTCGTCAGTGGCGGTATCGAAGTGTCCGTACTTCATTAACGAGAGCTTTCTTATTGCGGGGCCGGGCTACGCGGTTACGAAACCCTTGAGCCAATCCAGTAGTTCTTGTGCTTTCTCCGGCGAGTCTGCCTCGACAAACATACGCAACACCGGCTCGGTTCCAGAGAAGCGGAGCAGCGCCCAGTTGTCGTTCTCCAGCATGATTTTCACGCCGTCTTCACGCCGCACCTCGACCACGGGGTAGGGTCCAATGTGCGTCAGTGGTTCAGCTTCGAGACGTCGGGGAACGGCCACACGCATTTCCGGGGTCGCAGGGACACCGGCTTCCAGTTGATAGAGTCGTCCGGTGATCTGGTAGATCATTTCGCGCAGCTCAGAGATGCGCTTGCCGGTGCGGGCCAGCATTTCAGCCACCAGTGCGCAGGCAAATATTCCGTCCTTGCCGAGGATCCAGCCACGGATAGTCAGGCCCCCCGACGACTCACCGCCCATGACTGCGTCGATCTCTTCCATTCCAGCGGTTACGTGCTTGAAACCGACTTTGCACTCGCGGACTTCCTCGCCGAAGTGGTGGGCGAGGCGGTCGAGGAGGTGTGTAGTGGCGACGTTGCGGACGACACCACCCTTTTCTCCTCGTACCTCATGCAGGTACCAGTAGAGGAGGAGTAGCAGGTCGTTCGTGGTGATGTACTCGCCGGTCTCGTCGACGATCCCGATGCGGTCGGAATCGCCGTCCGTTGCCATCCCTAGATCGTATTTTCCCTCGCCCGCCTTGATCATGCCGATGAGGGCAGAGAGGCGTTCGGAGTCGGGGGCAGGGGCAACTCCGCCGAAGAGCGGGTTGTGGGAAGAGTGGATGAACTCTGATTGGACGCGCATATCCGAGAGGATCGTCCCCAGGGTAAGTTGGCTGGTGCCGTACATCGGATCGACGATGACACGCAGGCCTCGTCCCCGGACTTCTTCGACGTCCACGATCTCCTCAATGGCATCGATGTAGGGGTCGGTCAGAGACTTCTCGACGACAATGCCCGCCTTCTTGGCGAGGGCTAGGTCAAGGGAAATGACGTCATCGACTGTGAGTGCGTTTGCCTCGTCCTGGTAGCGGTCAGTCTCAACATCCAAGGGCAGCGAGCCGTCCGCGCGGAACACCTTGACGCCGTTCCAGTTGGGCGGGTTGTGGGACGAGGTGATGATGATGCCGTAAGCCGCGCCAAGGTAGGGGGCGGCGAAGGTGACAAGTGGGGTCGGAACATCGTCGGGCAATAGAGTCACGGGGATGTTGTTGCCGGCGAAGACTTCGGCGGCGGCCTCGGCGGACTCACGTGAGAGGAAACGCCGGTCACCGCCGATGACGACTCCCTTGTCTTCGATACCCTGGCGGGTGGCCTCGTTCGCGATGGCTTGACTGAGGCGGCGCAGGTTGCCAAGGGTATATCCCTCGCCAATGATTGCGCGCCAGCCGCCGGTGCCGAATTTGATGGTGGTGTCGGTGTCTTTCTTAGGCATGAATAGGCGTTTGAGGACGATGTCGGCTGCCTTTTGTAGTTCCTCATCCGTATTTATTCCCTGAACCTCATCAGTGTCGTAGATGCGGTATGTGGAGATTCTTTGGCCTTCGTCGATGAAACTACGGGCGACTTCGGTGAGGCGGTGCTCATCCTGCTTTGCGAGAGAATCGATTTTTTCAAGCAGAGTAGCGGGGGCAGCAACGTAGGACCCCACGTTGATCTCGTGGTTTTGCGCCGAGTCGGCTAGGTCTTCTGGTTCAATGATCGCTGCTACGCGCCCGGAGTCGCCACGCTGGACCCGGCCGTAGGGTAGTGGCTGGTCGACGTGAGCGGTAAGCAAACTGAAGTCTGCAGCAAGAAGATGATGACGGTTTAGGAGTCCCCGCAGAGAGTCCGCCCGAAGCAAGGGCGTATCGCCATACGTAACTAATAGTTGCTCGGTGTCGGCAGGAATGGAATCTTGGGCGAGCGCGACGGCGTTGCCGGTGCCTAGAGCCTCGGACTGCTCTACGTAGGTGAGTTCTGGTCCCAGAAGTTCACGGATCTTTGTGTCGCCCTTGGAGACGACGACAATGATTCGATCGGGCGGGATTACTTCGCGAACATTATCGAGGGCAAGTTGAACGACGGTGCTGTCTGAGAGCTCGGCGGTGAGCAACTCCCTGGACTCTTGGTCGGTCCCTGCGGCTAAGACGACAGCGGTTGTCTTCGGCCTGGACCATGACTCGGTGGATAACGTCCCCATTTGACTTCTCCTTTTCGCGACTTGATCGCTACTTAGTAAGCAATCCTAACAAAAGCTCTGGGTAAGCACAGCCGAGCCATGGCAACATTTCGATATCGCTTTAGCGTTTTCCAAGGAGGACTTTTCCGAATCTCCAATCAGATAGGGGCCGTTTCGCGCCGTTGCCATGGCGTGTCACCCCCTAATCTGATTGGAGATTCCAACGGGATCTCAGACGGGACCTCAACGGAAAACAAGAGCTATCCTTCCCAGGGCGGCAAGATCAGGATTGCCCACGTCAGAAGAGGAATCAAGAAGATCAGAATCCAGCACCAGACAAACAGGCGCCGGTAGACATATTCGCTTTGATACGAGGAGTTGGCGACCGCCAGCGCCCCGTTTGTGGAGAAGGGCGAGACGTCGACGGCGGATGAAGAGACGGAGAGGGCGGCGATCAGCATTGTTGCACTAACCGCCGCCGGAATGCCGCCGACTGTGACCAGGAAAGGAACCGACAATGGGATCAGAGCTCCCAGGATTCCGGTTGTGGAAGCAAAGGCTGAAACGATTGCTCCAACTAGCAAAATGATGATTGTGGCTAGTTTCGGGTCGCCCAGGTTCGCGGCGATGTGGCCGATCCACTCGATGATGCCCTGTCGCTCGAGCATCGAGACATAGGTGACGATGCCGCCAACCAGAAGAATGGTTGGCCAGGCGATCTGACCGACGCTTCCCTTGGCAGATTTTGGAAAGAGCAAGGTAAGGACCGCGCCGACGGCCAGGGCGGTGAGGCCAACGTCTAGGCCGAAGACCAGGACTAGGACCGCCATCAGTGCGATGCCCACGATGGTGACAATGCGCTCGACGCTAGTTTCGTGATTCTCTAGGTCGCTTCGAACGGAGCGGTCGTTTTCGATTTCGAGGGGATCGGCATCTTCGTTTGCGGGCGGCGCCTGTCTATATATCAGCCAGGTGATCAGGAAGATTATGAAGCTGGTGATGAAGACAAGCCCCCAGGTAATCAGCGGCTTGTAGAGAGCGACCAAGTCTTCACCCGACCTCATCACCACGGAATCCACGATTATTCCGTAGACACCCATCGGAGAGAATGATCCCGCCGTGGCCCCCTGAATGATTGCTTGCGCCATCGGAAGCGGGTTCAGGTCGTTGCGTCTGGCAAAGCTAAGGGCTATCGGCATCAGGATTGCCGCGGCCGCCGGGGTTGCTGCGCCAATGGCTGTTAGTAGCGCGGTCACGAAGAACATGACGAACGGGAACCAGAGTGCGTGGCCTCCAACCAGGCGCAACCCCTGGGCAACAATCCAGTTGACAGTTCCGTTATTTGTGGCAATGGAGAACAGGTATGTGACGCCGATAAGGGTGAAAAAGAGACTGAGAGGGAAGCCGCTTTCGATCGTTGAAACCGACTCTCCGAACAGAAGGGGGCCGACAATGGTCGCGGCGACAACGGCGGCGATTCCCATCTGAAGCTTGCTGACGGTGCCGATGAGGAAGACAACGACAAGGACCAGCAGGGAGATGATCGCCGAAGTAGTGTCTATGTCAGCCATCATGCCCCGTCTTTGAAAAGTGGTGACCCAGATAACAAAATCTTACTAGATGCTCGCGTTGATAAACGGTGTTAGAGAGGGGATTGCGGGCGTGCTCCGGTAGGGTGGTTTCTGCTGGATAACGCCGGTTGAGGCTAGAGGGACGGGGAACAGGGTGCGCGCGGAAGTTGACGTTTCAGGAGTCGAAGAAGTCGAGCTCAAGGCAGCCGCCGCCGACTTCCGAATCGGTTTTGCCGATGTGTCCACGGCGGTGTTGAGTGTCGAGGGGGAGGAAGCAGATTACTGGACCCTTTCACGGGAGGCCAACTTGCTGAAGATAAGCAGCGGCCCTCGCAGACCGCTTAGTGGAGCCGGAGCAAAACTTCTTGCTGGAGTAAAGACGAACGCTGTTTTGACGCTACCTCAAGCGCTGAATGACGGACGATTGGTTCTGGAGTTGGATATTGCCGCCTGCAAGTTCCATGGTGCGGGAGCTTTTCTCGCCGTGGAGGCCGATTTGGCAGCATCCGAGTTTGATTTGGCGGCTCAGGTGCAAGAAGCGCGGATCGGGCTGGCGGCTGGCAAAGCTCGAGTTCTGCTGGAAAATACCGCCAAAGTGGAGTTGAAGATTGCAGCCGGCAGTTTGTCGGGGTGGCTGAAGGGCGGCGCTCCTTCATTTCTTAGAGTGGAAGTTGCTACGGGTTCAGCCGATCTGATCGTTCCGCCAGTGCCGTATCGGGTAAAGAAGGGGTCGGTCTTAGGATCGACGGACTTGAGAGTGAAAGAGGACGCCTCCTCTCCAAGCATGATCGACATCGAGGTAGCCGTGGGTCAGGTGTCGATCGAGCCTCAGGTGGAGCCAGGAGCACAGCTTTAGGGAGAGCAGAACGCAATGAAGATTCTGGTAACAGACAGTACGGAGTTGAACTTCGAGGTTCCCGAAGGCGTAATCGTTGTTCCGTTCGATGAGGAGCTACCGATCCCAGCCGAGCACATGGATGCTGAGGTGGTGATCTGTTGGGGAGCTTATCCGTCCCTCGTCTGTTTGCGCGATATGCCGAATCTTGGGTGGGTGCAGTCGCTGTCGGCAGGGACGGACGCTTTCTCACGAGCGGGCCTGCCGGAAGGTACGATCCTGACGTCAGGTCGAGGGCTGCACGACCTAACTGTGACAGAGCACGCGGTTGCACTGCTGCTCGCTTTGGTTCGTCAGATCCCGGATCTGGTCCACGCGCAAGATGAGCATCGCTGGGCGCAAGAGAAACGAGGGCCTAAGCCGGTGTTTGATCCTGAGCGACTCACCACCCTGATTGGAGCTCGTGTCTTGATTTGGGGGTTCGGGTCGATTGGGCAGGCAATGGCTCCGGTGCTTGAGGCTCTCGGGTGTCAGGTTCGGGGAGTGGCGCACGAGTCCGGGGAACGCGCTGGATACCAGGTACTAGCTGTTCGCGACATCCACCAGGCCCTGCCGGAGACTGATGCGTTGGTGATGGTTCTACCCTCGCAGCCCGATACGGACGGGGCGCTGAGTGCCGAAGTTCTCGACCTTCTGCCGGACCGTTCGGTTGTTTGTAACGTCGGACGAGGTTCGACGATTGATGAAGATGCACTGATAAGAGCTCTGAAGGAGCGCCGCATCGCAGGTGCCGCCCTGGACGTGATGCCAGTGGAACCACTGCCGGCGGATTCGCCTCTTTGGGATGCTCCGAACTGCCTCCTCTCCCCACATATCGCGGGCTGGCGCGCATACAGAGCGGGCGAGCTGATCAACTACAACTTCAGGGCTTACATTGCGGGAACTCCACTCAAGAACGAAGTCAAGCATTTGTGCTAGGTGGTTGTCTCTCCGCATCCTCTTGGGCCTTCGAGCAGAACACCCCGGCCCACTCAAAGTCCTGATCAATTTGTACGTCTGCGCATCGGGGCCTATACATTGCAACTCCAGGGTTTCTTGAGGGTAGGTCCCGATTTGCAGGTCTATAAGGTCCCGATTTGCAGGTCTGAGAAAGAGGGATCAGGGGTTAGCGCTTCATCCAGTTCTTGATCTGCCAGGTTCCTTCGTCATCCGTCATCTCAACGATTCCCGCGTTGTCGACGTAGGGATATTCTTCGAGATCGGTGACGCCTGCGCGTAGGCGCGACCAAGTTCGGATGATGGCACCGTGAGCCACGATGACCAGGGCGCCAGGGGTGTCTGCGCGTTCATGAGCTCGCTGGATCGCCCGATCAAAACGGTCGATTACCTGATGTCCACTCTCGCCGCCGGGCATGACCTCATCAAGATTGCCGTGAGACCACTCCAGCACGCGCGACCGATAGGCGCGAACGGAAGGGATATCCGTGTTCATCTCAAGGGAACCTGCCCCGATTTCTCGCAGGTCTGGGTCGATTACCGGATCAAGGTTGATCGCTTTGGCAAGATAGCTGGCGGTCTGAGCTGTTCGGGTTCGATCCGAAATGGCCATGTGGGCGATCTCGACATCCTCGAATCGCTCCGGCAGTGTTGCCGCTTGTTGCCAGCCCAAATCGGTTAGTTCGGCTCCGGGAAGTGCCGTGTCCAGCGCTCCCGCAACGTTGGCCGTGGTTTGTCCGTGTCTAACTAGGAAGAGTCGCATATGTCTGAGTAGCCTGTGGTCCAGTCTTGTCGGTTGTCTATATTGGTCGTTGCTGTCGGGGTTCCGGAGGAAGTTAGTGAGTGCAGAGGCCCTGCGCGTGCAGGGCGCCGAGCATGTCCGCTTTCTCGGATGCGGGATTGCCCGGCTTCCGGATCAGCTGGTCGGTGTAGGTATCCTGCCGCTTTCCGCCCTCACGAAGGTCGTAGTACTCCTGAATCACCTGGTCGTAGTCGGCCCAGGCCTGCTTGTACTGGGCGGATTCAAAATCGGGATACGTGTCAACCGAGATGGTGATTTCGCGAGGGAGGCGAGGCTTCATTTGCGGATTCTGGTTCGGGTGCCCGATTAATATCCCTAGCAGGGGGAAAGTGTATTTAGGAAGCTTCATTGCGTCGATCAAATCTTCGGGGTCCGTACGAATCGAACCGAGAAGGCAGGTGCCAAGACCTAGACTCTCGGCGGCGACAACTACGTTCTGGGCTGCCAACACCGCGTCATCGGCACCCTGCAAGAACGCGCCAGTGCGGCCCAGCGGCTCAAGATCCGCTCCAGCCGCTTCGCGCACGCGGGCGGTCTTGCTCAAATCAACAACGAAGACAAGCAGTTCGCCCTGAGGAGCGCCAACGTATGGCTGTCCGGAAGACCTGTAAATCCGCTGTCGTATCTGGGGATCCTTAATGCGAAGAATTGTGAGTCCCTGGTAGAAACCGGACGAGGCCGTGTGCCTTGCGACATCCAGCAGGGTCGCCATCACGTCCTCCGCAACAGGTTCATCCGTGAAAGCGCGAATAGTGCGGTGCGCTAGTTGCGTCTCGATTGTCGAGTTCAACACGAGTCCCTCGACCGGAGGCTCCTCAACAATGGAGGGAAATTCAGGGGGAAATCCGGGGTCGGCCGCGGAGGTCATTTGCTACTCACCTGTTTCTTGTTCACTGAGGGATTCCTACAAAAGGCTAGTTGGTCTTTGGAGCGCGGAGAGCCTTCCACAAAAGCTGCGCAGCGACGAACGCCAAGAAGATCGCGAAGAAGATATTTGCAATTTCGGGAGGTGCAGCGGATGCTGCGAGGGACCCGAGATAGGTTGTTGCGCAGGCTGGAAGCCCGACAATGGCTGCCGCAGCAAGGTCAACGTTTTTCCGTTTGAAGTTGGATACCGTGCCGGTTAGCGCCGTCGGGATCATCACCAGTAGAGATGTCCCCTTGGCGATCAAGTCAGAGACGCCAAAAAAGAGCATGAGTGCGGGTACCACCACTATGCCTCCGCCAACGCCCAGCAGACCGGAGAGGGTTCCCGTCACGAATCCAAGAGCAACCAGACCGATCCCGACGGGCCAGTCGATAGTCAAGGTAGCATCGCGTGACGGCACAACCATGAACAGGCTGACAATCGCTGCGACCATGAAAAGGGCGAAGAATATCTGGAGGGGCTTCCGGCTGATTCGAACCAGCAGCCAAGTGCCTAGCTGAGCTCCGGCAATGGCTCCAAGAGCCAGGAGTAAGGCTCCAATCCAGGAGACCGAGCCGTGGGATGCATAAGAAATAACCCCAACCGAAGCAAGCGGCACGATTGTTGCAAGTGAAGTTCCTGAAGCGAGTCGCTGTGAGAATCCCGCAATGGCCATTAGGCCGGGAACAATGATGATTCCTCCGCCAACACCAAACATTCCAGAAAGGAAACCGGCGGCAATTCCGAGAAGGATCAGGCCAACTATCTGTGCAGCTGTCCTGGTCTGCTTCCCTGATCCAGCGTTGTCCACTCGGGCGCTATTCCTACTCTTGAAGACGGGTCTGTGGTTCTAGAACTCCTCGCCTATGAGACTACTAGCCTCAAGTCGATGGTCGCGCAGAACTTCCACACCTCTGAAGAATAGTCGGATTTGGCCGTTTCAGTCCCAAGTGCTCACATTCAGAGTTGGACACTTGCTAATAACCCGCCTCATTGCTTTGGCCTCAGCTGGCGTTACAGAAAGCGCATAGCGGTGCTTCACGGTCACCTGTCGCCCGACGTACTCGCACTGGAAGTCTTTGTTGGAGGGAAGCCACTGGTCTGCCGTCTTTGCTCCTTTCTCAAAGTTTGCCCCACCATCGACTGCGAGCAGATTCAGCGGATCGTTCGCAAACTGATAACGAGTGGGGGGATCCCACCGCCACGCTCCCGAATACCAGGCGTCAGCAAGAGGAACCACGTGGTCTATCTGCACCTCCTGCGACGTCTGCTCACCCCGTTGGAAGTCAATCAGTCCTGACGAGTACGGGTCATCAAGCACGCCGGTGTCCACTACGCACGGATTACTGCTTTCTCGGTATGTAATCTCAGTAAGATCGCGGGCGAGGACTTCGTTTCGTGTCGAACATCCGTCCCCGTCCAGGTCCGCCCATCCGTCTCCGAACTCGGTTCGGCGGTAGTCTGGAACGTCGGTTCGTCCTCGAATGCTGAGCGAATCCAGGTCGGCCAACAGATCGGGGTTATTACCGGCCCCGGCCCGAGACCATGGGCCCTGCACTTCCGGCAGTTGGAGGATATTCGGGCCGATCCCCGGGACCAGAAGCCAGGCAACAACTCCTATCGCGATAGCAAAAACGAGGGTATTGCGCCACAGGTGCCCGGTGCGGAGGCCGCTGGCAGATCGGCGCGGGTATCTGTGGTTTTCGAAGATCATGCCCCTAACTTTGGCCTATGGGACCGACAGATGCAGACGACTCCGAGTCAAGTTGGGGAAAGCCCCCATTTGCCCGGCCTGTGCGCTATTCGGGATCAACTGCGGGAAGGATAAGGTCAGGTCGGTTGTTTCTCACGTTTCCCACAGCTTTGCCCACACGTCGCGTCACGATTGGTGGTGTCCCAATCTGGTCTATTAGCGCGCGAATATCGCCCAGGTCTGTCAACTCTGGGTTCAGCCAGTCACTCCACGCACTCGTCGGAATAAACAGTGGCATTCGGTCATGAATGTGGCCTAGCGTGTCGGTCGCAGCCCGCGTAATAACAGCGCTGGTAGGAGCGGGTATTGACCGCAACCTCTTCTCCACACCGAGCTCTCCCTGCTCCCACTCGGGTTCCTTCTCGCGTTCCTCGCGAGTCGGCCAGTCGAAAATCCCGGCCATGGCGACTATAGGCTCCGCCCCCGGAGCTGCCGAAGTGCCGTCATCGGTTGCGAGCGATAGAAAGTACGGCTGCTTCTTTCCGTCTGCTTCAACTTTCCACTCGTAGTAACCGTTGGTTGGAATCAGGCAGCGCCGTCTTGACGTCGCTGTTTTGAACGCTGACTTCTCCGTGACCGTTTCTGCTCTTGCGTTGATCAGGGGTTTGAAGGAGTCTTTGGCCCAGAATGGGACCAGGCCCCACTTCATGAGATCCAGTTCGCGCTGCTCATCAGACTTGGTTCGTACGGATCGGATCAGTTGGGAGGGTGCCTCATTGAAAGACTCTCCATGCTCGCCCTCAACCACGTCGATGTCGAATAGGCGAACTAGTTCTTGGTCGTCCGCATACAGGGTGAATCGTCCACACATACATCAAGAATGACACGAGGTGCCGACAACGCAATGTGGGGCTAGTTCTCCTCGTCTACTTCGTCCAACTCTCGCTTCAGGTTCGCGAGGTCTTCGGGCGGGTTACCGCCTCGATGCGGAAAACCAGAGCGCGTGTTTAGCAGACGACGCAGCTGTGCTGGAGTGATGGAGAGACTCCAGTCAGTGTGAACCGGTAGCTGCCACTTCCTCCAGTGCGCCAGAACGGTAAAGGAAGATCCAATGACGGTTGCCAAAACCATTCCCCACATCGGAAGACCGAGGGAGTACATCGTTACCATGATCCCCGCCGATACCAGGGCGGGAGTGGCATATAGGTTGTTGCCTCCAAAGACTGTGGGCACATTTCCCGCAGTTATGTCGCGGATCATTCCCCCGCCGATGGCAGTGGTGATACCCAGCAGGAGTGCTGGCATCACCCCGTATCCGAATGACATAGTCTTCATGGCCCCGGTCGCGGCCCACGCCCCCAGAACGACTCCGTCAGCAACGATCAACGCGACGACCCAAAAGCGGTTCTTCAGCTTCCAAAAGAACGCGATGGCGGCTCCAACTAAGGCGGTGGAAATGTAGAGCGGGTCCGTAATGGCGACGGGGGGCGTCTGTAGCATTACGTCGCGGATTATGCCCCCGGCCATAGCAGACATCACGGCGAGGATCACGAAGCCAACTGCATCAAAGTGCTTTTGACGAGCCAGCTTGCCACCGAGGATTCCGTTTAGTAGCACCCCAATCAAATCGATGGTACGGAACAGATCATGAACCGCCACGACGTTGATGTCTTGCACTGCCTTTGGTCAGTCCTTGGCGTCGTAGACGTCAACGACGGTTGCCTCGATAGGCTCACTTCCAGCTATGCTGCGATACGTTGCCTCTGCCATCCTGTCGGTCACAGCCATTCCGCGTTCCCGTACGATGTCTGCTGCGTGGTTCGCCGCCCCTTCGATTGGCCTAGAAACCACTGCCGTATGGCGGAGTCTGGTCGCCAGTCTCTTTACTGCTGCATAAGGCTTGGGTCCGGCCTTCGATCCCAGAAGGAACGCAACTCCCAGGGCCAGTATGGTTCCGATCTTCTTCATGCTGTTGCTCTCTAACCCCGGCTCGCGTCCGGGAACGGTCGG
The sequence above is a segment of the Actinomycetaceae bacterium MB13-C1-2 genome. Coding sequences within it:
- a CDS encoding NADPH-dependent oxidoreductase, producing MTSAADPGFPPEFPSIVEEPPVEGLVLNSTIETQLAHRTIRAFTDEPVAEDVMATLLDVARHTASSGFYQGLTILRIKDPQIRQRIYRSSGQPYVGAPQGELLVFVVDLSKTARVREAAGADLEPLGRTGAFLQGADDAVLAAQNVVVAAESLGLGTCLLGSIRTDPEDLIDAMKLPKYTFPLLGILIGHPNQNPQMKPRLPREITISVDTYPDFESAQYKQAWADYDQVIQEYYDLREGGKRQDTYTDQLIRKPGNPASEKADMLGALHAQGLCTH
- a CDS encoding sulfite exporter TauE/SafE family protein, with the translated sequence MDNAGSGKQTRTAAQIVGLILLGIAAGFLSGMFGVGGGIIIVPGLMAIAGFSQRLASGTSLATIVPLASVGVISYASHGSVSWIGALLLALGAIAGAQLGTWLLVRISRKPLQIFFALFMVAAIVSLFMVVPSRDATLTIDWPVGIGLVALGFVTGTLSGLLGVGGGIVVVPALMLFFGVSDLIAKGTSLLVMIPTALTGTVSNFKRKNVDLAAAAIVGLPACATTYLGSLAASAAPPEIANIFFAIFLAFVAAQLLWKALRAPKTN
- a CDS encoding HNH endonuclease family protein codes for the protein MIFENHRYPRRSASGLRTGHLWRNTLVFAIAIGVVAWLLVPGIGPNILQLPEVQGPWSRAGAGNNPDLLADLDSLSIRGRTDVPDYRRTEFGDGWADLDGDGCSTRNEVLARDLTEITYRESSNPCVVDTGVLDDPYSSGLIDFQRGEQTSQEVQIDHVVPLADAWYSGAWRWDPPTRYQFANDPLNLLAVDGGANFEKGAKTADQWLPSNKDFQCEYVGRQVTVKHRYALSVTPAEAKAMRRVISKCPTLNVSTWD
- a CDS encoding SOS response-associated peptidase, giving the protein MCGRFTLYADDQELVRLFDIDVVEGEHGESFNEAPSQLIRSVRTKSDEQRELDLMKWGLVPFWAKDSFKPLINARAETVTEKSAFKTATSRRRCLIPTNGYYEWKVEADGKKQPYFLSLATDDGTSAAPGAEPIVAMAGIFDWPTREEREKEPEWEQGELGVEKRLRSIPAPTSAVITRAATDTLGHIHDRMPLFIPTSAWSDWLNPELTDLGDIRALIDQIGTPPIVTRRVGKAVGNVRNNRPDLILPAVDPE
- a CDS encoding trimeric intracellular cation channel family protein → MQDINVVAVHDLFRTIDLIGVLLNGILGGKLARQKHFDAVGFVILAVMSAMAGGIIRDVMLQTPPVAITDPLYISTALVGAAIAFFWKLKNRFWVVALIVADGVVLGAWAATGAMKTMSFGYGVMPALLLGITTAIGGGMIRDITAGNVPTVFGGNNLYATPALVSAGIMVTMYSLGLPMWGMVLATVIGSSFTVLAHWRKWQLPVHTDWSLSITPAQLRRLLNTRSGFPHRGGNPPEDLANLKRELDEVDEEN